One part of the Janthinobacterium sp. 17J80-10 genome encodes these proteins:
- a CDS encoding acetyl-CoA C-acyltransferase has translation MTKQLQEVYIVAATRTPIGKAPRGMFRNVRPDDLLVHAIRSAVAQVPNLDPQLIEDAVIGCAFPEAEQGLNFARMGVLLAGLPNTVGGITVNRYCASGLSAIAIAADRIRVGQADVIIAGGAESMSMVPMMGHHPSMNPLVLKDENIGMAYGMGITAEKVAQQWKISREAQDAFALNSHQKAIAAQQSGEFRDETTAFEIVEKFPNLASGQIDVKTRTADQDEGPRADSSVEALAKLKPVFAAKGSVTAGNSSQMSDGAGALLLVSEKILKEHNLTPLAKFSSFAIRGVPPEIMGIGPKEAVPLALRAAGITQDQLDWIELNEAFAAQALAVIGDLQLDPSKVNPLGGAIALGHPLGATGAIRAATVVHGLRRRNLKYGMVTMCVGTGMGAAGVFERV, from the coding sequence ATGACCAAACAACTTCAAGAAGTCTATATCGTCGCCGCCACCCGTACCCCCATCGGCAAGGCGCCGCGCGGTATGTTCAGGAATGTGCGTCCGGACGACCTGCTGGTGCATGCCATCCGTTCCGCCGTGGCGCAGGTGCCCAACCTCGACCCGCAATTGATCGAGGATGCCGTGATCGGCTGCGCCTTTCCGGAAGCCGAGCAGGGTTTGAATTTTGCGCGCATGGGCGTGCTGCTGGCAGGATTGCCCAACACGGTGGGCGGCATCACCGTCAACCGCTACTGCGCCTCGGGCCTGTCGGCGATCGCCATTGCTGCCGACCGCATCCGCGTGGGACAGGCCGATGTCATCATCGCCGGCGGCGCCGAATCGATGTCGATGGTGCCGATGATGGGCCACCATCCCTCGATGAATCCGCTGGTGCTGAAGGACGAGAATATCGGCATGGCGTATGGCATGGGCATCACCGCCGAAAAGGTTGCGCAGCAATGGAAAATCTCGCGCGAGGCGCAGGATGCATTTGCCCTGAATTCGCACCAGAAGGCCATCGCTGCGCAGCAAAGCGGCGAATTCCGCGATGAAACCACGGCATTCGAGATCGTCGAAAAATTCCCGAATCTCGCCAGCGGCCAGATCGATGTGAAGACGCGCACCGCCGACCAGGACGAAGGCCCGCGCGCCGACAGCAGCGTGGAAGCGCTGGCAAAGTTGAAGCCCGTGTTTGCCGCCAAGGGCTCCGTCACCGCCGGCAACAGTTCGCAAATGTCCGATGGCGCCGGCGCGCTGCTCCTGGTGAGCGAGAAAATCCTCAAGGAACACAACCTGACGCCGCTGGCAAAATTCAGCTCGTTCGCCATCCGTGGCGTGCCGCCGGAAATCATGGGTATCGGGCCGAAGGAAGCCGTGCCGCTGGCGCTGCGCGCAGCCGGCATCACCCAGGACCAGCTCGACTGGATTGAGTTGAACGAAGCCTTTGCCGCGCAGGCACTGGCCGTCATCGGCGACCTGCAGCTCGACCCGTCCAAGGTCAACCCGCTGGGCGGCGCGATTGCGCTGGGCCATCCGCTGGGCGCCACCGGCGCCATCCGCGCCGCTACCGTGGTGCATGGCTTGCGCCGCCGTAACCTGAAATACGGCATGGTCACCATGTGCGTGGGCACCGGCATGGGTGCGGCTGGCGTGTTCGAACGGGTTTGA
- a CDS encoding enoyl-CoA hydratase: MEILSSNVDGVFTIQFNRPTKKNAFTAAMYQAMTDAMHEAEHDPSVRVILFTGNADAFTAGNDLEDFVNDPPMSPDAAVFRFMQAVTDARKPLVAAVAGNAVGIGTTLLLHCELVYAADNAKFALPFAKLGLCPEFASSFLLPQLAGYQRAAEALLLGDAFGAEEAYDMGLVNRVFPKDELLAFAQAQAGKLAALPAASVRTTKQLMKAQQQAAVAAQMAEEIRHFAAMLPAPAAREAVAAFLEKRKPDFRNLPES; encoded by the coding sequence ATGGAAATTTTAAGCAGCAATGTGGATGGCGTCTTCACCATCCAGTTCAACCGGCCAACCAAGAAGAATGCATTCACGGCTGCGATGTACCAGGCCATGACCGATGCCATGCATGAGGCGGAGCATGATCCGTCCGTGCGCGTCATCCTCTTCACGGGCAATGCGGATGCATTCACGGCAGGCAACGACCTGGAAGACTTTGTGAACGATCCGCCCATGAGCCCGGACGCCGCGGTCTTTCGCTTCATGCAGGCCGTCACCGACGCCCGCAAGCCGCTGGTGGCCGCGGTAGCCGGCAACGCCGTTGGCATCGGTACCACGCTGCTGCTGCATTGCGAACTGGTGTATGCCGCCGACAATGCCAAGTTCGCGCTGCCGTTCGCCAAGCTGGGCCTGTGCCCGGAATTTGCGTCCAGCTTCTTGCTGCCGCAGCTGGCTGGCTACCAGCGCGCCGCCGAGGCGCTGCTGCTGGGTGACGCTTTCGGCGCCGAGGAAGCGTACGACATGGGCCTGGTCAACCGGGTATTTCCAAAGGACGAGTTGCTGGCGTTTGCCCAGGCGCAGGCCGGCAAGCTGGCGGCTTTACCCGCGGCCTCGGTGCGCACTACCAAGCAATTGATGAAGGCGCAGCAGCAGGCGGCAGTCGCAGCGCAAATGGCGGAGGAAATTCGCCATTTTGCCGCCATGCTGCCGGCGCCGGCCGCAAGGGAAGCTGTGGCGGCCTTCCTGGAAAAGAGA